In one window of Littorina saxatilis isolate snail1 linkage group LG11, US_GU_Lsax_2.0, whole genome shotgun sequence DNA:
- the LOC138980658 gene encoding cadherin EGF LAG seven-pass G-type receptor 3-like: MNSHDAILIYKENVDVIDTTLTSLLVTVSDVAGLCIDVTVEVEILNVFKKPKILNLPRKIAVSEDVPPGQIFSIETVDEDFGEENVDVYFRVLNGDPELFELQGKNFHLRYPRRLNYERTPLHLIEFIADNGHVASDNVTLTLEVVDVNEAPVFFESIFYVTVEDAEAGTIILPDLRKIVSDSDLDDTITFSLSSSQETFRINPVSGTISLVADYDVDHDVMTSDVILIVKAVDSGLLSATAEVNVKIVYKNERPRILNLPREITVPEDLKGDRIVYRVVGEDPDDDDVTLRMSVMDGDGRLFSFNESDGTVTIKQTARLDFETQSTFTFRFFADDGNLTSSPEILTLRISDVNEAPYFTRDILYISTSEGPAGTTISDAGIFSSAKDPENDTLTFDLRPSPRASGFSVDTESAEVMFAVDFVLTRQSSPVSVYLTIRVRDSGNLTATARLKITIHDANTRPSLLYLPANITIHKPMPQGTLLYTAHAEDKDNDTLLFRLNVLQGGRRDLFHFNSTSGELSLAKGMSSPQTTFFSLEISVTDGLLSSQAAIVTIFVLGDAKPAVVTSDPYVITVREDELVYPIPLPDDLFIENSLSTVIAEYSISGGTGQDYLLIDSATGYLVFARSYDIDDPYVNSTLTLEITLSNSGERVTKNVQVEVVDVNDNAPEVTSDLLTWFVDKAIVIETVIGQIEARDRDGGKNGELDYEIVSADSVPLDLFRINSNGEVIVNKPLSWVKTSLTKLQVVVSDRGQPPLTTTVGVFLVFS, from the exons ATGAATTCCCATGACGCCATTCTCATCTACAAAGAAAACGTCGACGTCATTGATACAACACTGACGTCATTGTTGGTGACTGTTTCTGACGTAGCAGGGCTTTGCATTGACGTCACCGTGGAGGTGGAGATTCTGAACGTTTTCAAAAAACCAAAGATATTGAACCTGCCGAGAAAAATTGCCGTCAGCGAAGATGTGCCACCTGGACAGATATTCTCAATTGAGACAGTCGATGAAGATTTTGGTGAAGAGAATGTGGACGTGTATTTCAGAGTATTGAATGGAGACCCTGAACTGTTTGAACTGCAAG ggAAGAATTTTCACCTGAGGTATCCACGGAGGTTAAACTACGAGAGGACGCCATTGCATCTGATCGAATTCATCGCAGACAACGGTCACGTGGCCTCGgacaatgtgaccttgacccttgaGGTCGTGGATGTGAACGAAGCTCCAGTTTTTTTTGAGAGCATCTTCTACGTGACTGTTGAAGATGCAGAG GCTGGGACTATCATACTTCCTGACCTTCGCAAGATTGTCTCAGACTCAGACTTGGACGACACCATTACATTCTCCTTATCCAGCTCTCAGGAAACCTTCAGGATCAACCCTGTTTCTGGCACCATCTCCCTTGTGGCTGACTATGATGTCGATCATGACGTCATGACATCTGACGTCATATTGATTGTGAAAGCCGTAGACTCGGGGCTTCTGTCAGCGACGGCGGAAGTGAACGTGAAAATTGTGTATAAGAATGAAAGACCGAGGATTTTGAATCTCCCAAGGGAGATAACAGTGCCGGAAGATTTGAAAGGTGATAGAATTGTCTACCGTGTTGTTGGTGAAGACCCGGATGACGATGATGTAACTCTGCGCATGTCAGTCATGGACGGCGATGGGCGATTGTTCAGTTTCAACGAAAGTG ATGGAACGGTGACCATAAAACAAACGGCTCGTCTGGATTTTGAGACGCAATCCACGTTCACTTTCCGCTTTTTCGCTGATGACGGTAACCTGACGTCATCACCAGAGATACTGACGTTGCGCATCAGTGACGTCAATGAAGCCCCTTACTTCACAAGAGACATATTGTACATCAGCACATCGGAGGGTCCA GCTGGGACAACAATCAGTGATGCTGGAATCTTCTCGTCTGCAAAAGACCCAGAGAATGACACTCTCACCTTTGACCTTCGTCCCAGTCCTCGCGCCTCGGGTTTCTCCGTTGACACGGAAAGTGCCGAAGTCATGTTCGCTGTCGACTTTGTTTTGACTCGGCAAAGCTCGCCAGTCTCCGTATATCTGACGATTCGAGTGAGGGATTCTGGAAATCTGACTGCGACTGCGCGACTGAAGATAACTATTCATGATGCCAACACCAGACCAAGTCTTCTGTATCTGCCTGCGAATATAACCA TACACAAACCGATGCCGCAAGGGACATTACTCTACACAGCGCACGCAGAGGACAAAGACAACGATACTTTGTTATTCCGCTTGAACGTTCTTCAGGGAGGAAGGAGGGATTTGTTCCATTTTAACTCGACAA GCGGAGAACTGAGCCTTGCGAAAGGAATGAGCTCACCACAGACTACGTTCTTTAGCCTCGAGATCAGCGTGACTGACGGACTTCTCAGCTCCCAGGCCGCCATCGTGACGATCTTTGTCCTCGGTGACGCAAAGCCTGCTGTCGTGACGTCAGATCCCTACGTCATCACCGTCCGGGAAGATGAG TTGGTTTATCCAATACCTCTACCAGACGATCTTTTTATCGAGAATTCATTATCTACGGTAATAGCCGAATACAGCATCAGCGGCGGAACAGGACAGGATTATCTCCTCATCGACAGCGCCACCGGGTACTTGGTTTTTGCCAGAAGTTACGACATCGATGACCCATATGTAAATTCGACCTTGACCCTTGAGATAACCCTGAGCAATTCAGGCGAGAGAGTGACAAAAAACGTTCAGGTCGAGGTCGTTGACGTCAATGACAATGCCCCGGAAGTGACTTCTGACCTCTTGACCTGGTTTGTCGACAAGGCCATTGTAATAGAGACAGTGATTGGTCAGATTGAAGCACGTGACCGCGACGGTGGGAAGAATGGAGAACTGGATTATGAGATCGTCTCAGCTGATTCTGTGCCATTGGATTTGTTTCGA ATTAACTCCAATGGCGAGGTCATCGTCAACAAACCGCTGTCTTGGGTCAAGACCTCCCTGACCAAACTGCAAGTCGTCGTTTCTGATCGCGGTCAACCTCCCTTGACCACCACTGTCGGCGTTTTCCTTGTTTTCAGCTAA